Proteins co-encoded in one Ruegeria sp. HKCCD4315 genomic window:
- the rnc gene encoding ribonuclease III yields the protein MKLSAEIKAFQQRLGYEFANPELLVRALTHGSVSSSTRPDNQRLEFLGDRVLGLVMATALLEADKTASEGQLAPRFNALVRKEACADVARQIDLGGVLKLGRSEMLSGGRRKQALLGDAMEAVIAAIYRDAGFEAARDVILALWGDRIHTVEADARDAKTSLQEWAQARGQKPPSYVEIKRSGPDHAPIFTIAARLQDGTEAQATAGSKRQAEQAAAKALLSSLPQ from the coding sequence TTGAAGCTTTCGGCTGAAATAAAGGCATTCCAGCAGCGTTTGGGGTATGAGTTCGCCAATCCTGAATTGCTGGTACGTGCGCTGACACATGGTTCGGTCTCGTCGTCCACTCGGCCCGATAATCAACGGCTCGAATTTCTGGGCGACCGCGTTCTGGGCCTTGTCATGGCAACGGCTTTGCTTGAGGCCGACAAAACGGCATCCGAAGGCCAATTGGCCCCCCGGTTCAACGCGCTGGTCCGGAAAGAGGCCTGCGCCGATGTGGCCCGCCAGATCGATCTTGGCGGGGTGCTGAAGCTGGGCCGGTCCGAGATGTTATCCGGTGGCCGCCGCAAACAGGCCCTGTTGGGCGACGCAATGGAAGCCGTGATTGCCGCAATTTACCGCGACGCAGGGTTCGAGGCCGCGCGCGATGTCATCCTGGCCCTTTGGGGCGACCGGATCCACACGGTCGAGGCTGACGCGCGCGACGCCAAAACGTCGTTGCAGGAATGGGCGCAGGCCCGTGGTCAAAAACCGCCCTCATATGTCGAGATCAAACGCAGCGGCCCTGACCATGCGCCGATCTTCACCATTGCTGCCCGTCTTCAGGACGGAACCGAGGCACAAGCCACTGCGGGATCCAAACGACAAGCCGAGCAGGCGGCGGCAAAGGCTTTGCTGTCCTCCCTGCCGCAGTGA
- a CDS encoding multicopper oxidase family protein, whose protein sequence is MKRREFLLGSGAAAGVVGLGGLTMAATGSAQELVLQPASYRLRDQLTTGMVSLSPDAPPQVLYGKQGQRMRLAVRNTLPDYTAMHWHGLRIANEMDGVPYLTQMPIGEGENFAYEFTPPDAGTYWYHPHCMTMDQMAHGLTGVMVIAEPENPGFDSEQVINLRDFRLDEEDAFLPAYTARGAARSGTFGNIQTANWLTEAVYDHTAGSLVRLRVVNTDTTRIYKLHLEGAEVRIIAWDGHPVEVDLALPTADAPLWMGPGQRVDLAVRMPDGEGRSAALMAKFPGQKPRAMARLRATGQSEARTLKELHPLPVNPVQRPNLDQAELHEFVFGWTPEGGAPNDGFCGSLGYSFWSINRAPWPGDAAQGTGPLAVLKQGKSYVLRMRNESPNLHPIHLHGLAFVPLKSNLRKLPPLMTDTFLLLKDEVVEIALVADNLGDWAFHCHVIEHQKTGLAGFIRVV, encoded by the coding sequence ATGAAACGTCGCGAGTTTCTTCTTGGAAGCGGTGCTGCCGCTGGCGTGGTCGGCTTAGGCGGTTTGACCATGGCAGCTACTGGGTCCGCGCAAGAGCTGGTGCTGCAGCCTGCCAGCTACAGGTTGCGCGATCAACTGACCACCGGGATGGTCAGCCTGTCGCCGGACGCACCGCCACAGGTTCTTTATGGGAAGCAGGGTCAGAGGATGCGGCTGGCGGTGCGCAACACTTTGCCCGACTATACCGCGATGCACTGGCATGGATTGCGCATCGCCAACGAAATGGACGGCGTGCCCTACCTGACCCAAATGCCCATCGGCGAGGGCGAGAACTTTGCCTATGAATTCACGCCACCGGATGCCGGGACATACTGGTATCACCCCCATTGCATGACGATGGACCAGATGGCCCACGGCCTGACCGGTGTCATGGTGATTGCCGAGCCCGAAAACCCCGGCTTTGACAGTGAGCAAGTGATCAATCTGCGCGATTTCCGGCTGGATGAAGAGGATGCGTTTCTGCCCGCTTACACCGCGCGCGGCGCGGCGCGTAGCGGTACGTTTGGCAATATACAGACTGCAAACTGGCTGACCGAAGCCGTGTATGATCATACGGCGGGCAGTCTTGTGCGGCTGCGCGTGGTCAACACTGACACGACCCGCATCTATAAACTGCATCTTGAAGGTGCCGAGGTCCGGATCATCGCATGGGACGGGCATCCGGTTGAGGTTGACCTGGCTCTACCCACAGCGGACGCGCCCCTTTGGATGGGGCCCGGACAGCGTGTGGATCTAGCGGTTCGGATGCCTGATGGAGAAGGTCGATCTGCAGCCTTGATGGCGAAGTTTCCCGGACAAAAACCCCGAGCCATGGCGCGTTTGCGGGCAACAGGGCAATCAGAAGCCCGCACCTTGAAGGAGCTGCATCCTTTGCCTGTAAACCCTGTACAACGACCCAATCTGGATCAAGCAGAGCTGCACGAGTTCGTATTCGGTTGGACGCCCGAAGGAGGTGCCCCAAACGACGGGTTTTGCGGGTCGCTGGGTTATAGCTTTTGGTCAATCAACCGCGCACCGTGGCCCGGAGATGCAGCACAGGGGACCGGACCGTTGGCCGTGCTGAAGCAGGGTAAAAGTTATGTTCTGCGAATGCGCAATGAATCACCGAACCTGCATCCGATCCACCTGCACGGGTTGGCGTTTGTGCCGTTGAAGTCGAACCTACGCAAGCTGCCGCCATTGATGACCGATACGTTTCTTCTGTTGAAAGATGAAGTGGTCGAGATTGCGCTGGTTGCCGACAATCTTGGCGACTGGGCGTTTCATTGCCATGTGATCGAGCATCAGAAAACCGGGCTGGCCGGGTTCATCCGGGTGGTTTAA
- the era gene encoding GTPase Era: protein MTTRAGFIALIGEPNAGKSTLLNRMVGAKVSIVTHKVQTTRARIRGVAMEGDAQLVFVDTPGLFKPRRRLDRAMVAAAWGGAADADVVVLMIEAHRGITEGVERILEGLDEIGQGRTIALAINKIDKVPSEKLLALTSDLNARYPFAETFMISAEKGHGVDDLRKWLAGELPEGPWLYPEDQIADLPLRMIAAEMTREKLTLRLHQELPYQLTVETENWEERKDGSAKIDQVIYVMRDGHKGIVLGKRGETIKAVSQAARAELEEFLDRKIHLFLQVKVRPNWLEESERYSEMGLDFKDGNA from the coding sequence ATGACCACACGCGCCGGATTTATCGCCCTGATCGGAGAGCCCAATGCGGGCAAATCCACCCTTTTGAACCGCATGGTCGGGGCCAAGGTCTCGATCGTGACGCATAAGGTGCAAACCACGCGTGCGCGCATTCGTGGCGTGGCGATGGAGGGTGACGCGCAGCTGGTGTTTGTCGACACGCCGGGCCTGTTCAAGCCCCGCCGCCGCTTGGACCGCGCCATGGTCGCGGCCGCATGGGGTGGGGCCGCAGATGCAGATGTTGTTGTGCTGATGATCGAGGCGCATCGCGGTATCACCGAAGGGGTTGAACGCATCCTTGAGGGGCTGGACGAGATCGGGCAAGGCCGGACCATCGCGTTGGCGATCAACAAGATCGACAAGGTGCCGTCTGAAAAACTGCTGGCGCTGACCAGCGACCTGAACGCCCGCTATCCGTTTGCCGAGACCTTCATGATCTCGGCCGAAAAGGGCCATGGTGTAGACGATTTGCGCAAATGGCTGGCCGGGGAGCTGCCCGAAGGTCCGTGGCTTTATCCCGAAGATCAGATCGCCGATCTGCCTTTGCGCATGATCGCGGCTGAAATGACGCGCGAAAAACTGACCCTGCGCCTGCATCAGGAACTGCCGTACCAGCTGACTGTCGAGACTGAAAACTGGGAAGAGCGTAAAGACGGTTCCGCAAAGATCGATCAGGTCATTTACGTCATGCGCGACGGCCACAAGGGCATCGTTCTTGGCAAGCGCGGAGAGACAATCAAAGCGGTCAGTCAAGCGGCGCGGGCCGAGTTGGAAGAATTCCTGGACCGCAAGATCCATCTGTTCCTACAGGTCAAAGTCCGGCCGAACTGGCTGGAAGAATCCGAGCGGTATTCAGAGATGGGTCTGGACTTCAAAGACGGCAACGCATGA
- a CDS encoding DUF1491 family protein: MTRLTAEFWVHAYLARLRFQEIPAFVVAHGDDTAGAVLVKLNTLDGQAIAFQRSFDLMSGARKWVELSSGTETDVDTAITKQRSFDPDLWVIEVEDRQGRHLLDEEGLE; the protein is encoded by the coding sequence ATGACCCGGCTAACTGCTGAATTCTGGGTCCATGCCTATCTGGCGCGGCTTCGGTTTCAGGAAATCCCGGCGTTTGTTGTGGCCCATGGTGACGACACGGCTGGGGCCGTTCTGGTGAAGCTCAATACTCTGGACGGGCAGGCAATTGCTTTTCAACGCAGCTTTGACCTAATGTCCGGCGCGCGCAAATGGGTCGAACTGTCCAGCGGGACTGAGACGGATGTGGACACCGCAATTACCAAACAACGCAGCTTTGATCCTGACCTCTGGGTGATCGAGGTCGAGGACCGGCAAGGGCGACATTTGCTGGATGAAGAGGGGTTGGAGTAA
- a CDS encoding VOC family protein: MSLNYVMIGSNDVVNARTYYDAVVSSIGGKVVAEYMPHAVCYELRGGGCMWVATPFNQEAATVGNGNMVGLACQSKEEVKEAHAAALANGGTNEGDPGDRPQYGPNFFGAYARDPDGNKMSFVYLGEDG, translated from the coding sequence ATGTCACTCAACTATGTCATGATCGGTTCTAACGACGTTGTTAACGCGCGCACGTATTATGACGCGGTTGTGTCCAGTATAGGCGGCAAAGTCGTCGCCGAATATATGCCTCATGCCGTCTGCTACGAACTGCGAGGCGGTGGATGCATGTGGGTAGCGACGCCGTTCAACCAAGAGGCCGCCACAGTTGGAAATGGCAATATGGTTGGCCTTGCATGCCAAAGCAAAGAAGAAGTGAAAGAAGCACATGCAGCCGCTTTGGCCAATGGCGGAACAAACGAGGGTGATCCGGGTGATCGCCCGCAATATGGTCCCAATTTCTTCGGCGCCTACGCGCGCGACCCGGACGGAAATAAGATGAGTTTTGTTTACCTTGGTGAAGACGGCTGA
- the recO gene encoding DNA repair protein RecO codes for MDWRDHGILLTSRRHGETAAIIEVFTEAHGRHAGVVRGGTSRKIAPILQPGAQLDVLWRARLEEHIGTFQVEPLRSRAAAAFSGRLALSGLNAVVSLLSFCLPEREPHPALYAMTEQLMDLLGQDEIWPLAYLRWELALLDELGFGLDLTACAVTGATEGLVYVSPKTGRAVSANGAGEWADKLLPLPPCLRGEGMAPDLEVAEALRTTGYFLENRVAPSLGHNPLPEARARFVDQVTRRL; via the coding sequence TTGGACTGGCGCGATCACGGCATACTCCTGACTTCTCGACGCCATGGTGAAACAGCGGCGATAATCGAGGTCTTCACCGAGGCGCACGGTCGTCACGCCGGTGTGGTGCGCGGCGGAACCAGTCGCAAGATCGCACCCATATTACAACCTGGCGCGCAATTGGACGTACTGTGGCGCGCTCGTCTGGAAGAACATATCGGCACTTTTCAGGTCGAACCTTTGCGGTCCCGCGCGGCGGCGGCGTTTTCAGGGCGGCTAGCCTTGTCCGGGCTCAATGCAGTTGTTTCACTATTGTCATTTTGTTTGCCTGAACGCGAACCACATCCGGCGCTTTATGCGATGACGGAACAGTTGATGGACCTGCTGGGTCAGGATGAGATCTGGCCATTGGCATATCTGCGATGGGAATTGGCGTTGCTGGACGAACTGGGTTTTGGCCTTGATCTGACGGCCTGTGCCGTGACTGGCGCGACCGAAGGTCTGGTTTACGTGTCACCTAAGACGGGCCGCGCTGTGAGTGCAAATGGAGCCGGAGAGTGGGCAGACAAGCTTTTGCCGCTGCCACCTTGCCTAAGGGGCGAGGGTATGGCACCCGATCTTGAGGTCGCGGAAGCCCTGCGCACGACGGGCTATTTCCTGGAAAATCGTGTTGCACCGTCGCTTGGGCACAATCCCTTGCCCGAAGCCAGGGCGCGGTTTGTGGATCAGGTCACTCGGCGGCTTTGA
- a CDS encoding META domain-containing protein — protein sequence MTRLILTLPLLALFQCEKDETVAAYGAAGQTWVLQEIDGQPYEASALLRFPEEGKINGNAPCNSYNGTLNAPYPWFEIQDLSATRAACAGLEAEGIYFAALMAMTQSEVSGNVLILRNEAGHEMVFKAAE from the coding sequence ATGACCCGCCTTATCCTTACGTTGCCCCTACTCGCCTTGTTCCAATGCGAAAAGGATGAAACCGTCGCCGCCTATGGCGCGGCGGGGCAAACATGGGTCCTGCAGGAAATCGATGGGCAGCCCTATGAAGCCAGCGCGTTGCTCCGGTTTCCCGAAGAAGGGAAAATCAACGGAAACGCCCCCTGCAACAGTTACAACGGCACACTGAATGCGCCCTACCCTTGGTTCGAGATCCAAGACCTGAGCGCCACGCGGGCCGCTTGCGCCGGGCTTGAAGCCGAAGGTATTTATTTTGCCGCCCTGATGGCCATGACCCAGTCCGAAGTATCGGGCAACGTGCTGATCCTACGTAATGAGGCGGGGCACGAAATGGTTTTCAAAGCCGCCGAGTGA
- a CDS encoding acyl-CoA dehydrogenase family protein: MAHDGQDMTEMTKAAVLPDLLELTRTAVPAVEAVFEKARESVRSMVTADGRVSGALIEANQTAAHGLAWLATYAQSLQQMQRWAEALQAEGKFGEVEQLLHQIAFGEYLHQVAGGIPMNQGEVVRLQDMGLGWDALSGFQSTEVQTLMAQANSQAARSRLVELMQDQAGATMFGASGLDEELEMIRDQFRRYAQEKVEPHAHEWHLKDELIPLEIIEELAEMGVFGLTIPEEFGGFGLSKASMCVVSEELSRGYIGVGSLGTRSEIAAELIIAGGTDEQKANWLPRLASAEILPTAVFTEPNTGSDLGSLRTRAVKDENGNYQITGNKTWITHAARTHVMTLLARTNPDSTDHRGLSMFLAEKTPGTDENPFPTPGMTGGEIEVLGYRGMKEYELGFDGFHVKGENLLGGEEGKGFKQLMETFESARIQTAARAIGVAQSALDIAMQYAIDRKQFGKSLINFPRVSGKLAMMAVEIMIARQLTYFSAWEKDHGQRCDLEAGMAKLLGARVAWAAADNGLQIHGGNGFALEYKISRVLCDARILNIFEGAAEIQAQVIARRLLG; the protein is encoded by the coding sequence ATGGCCCACGACGGACAAGATATGACCGAGATGACAAAAGCTGCAGTATTGCCCGATCTTCTGGAATTGACCCGTACCGCTGTGCCTGCGGTGGAGGCGGTATTTGAAAAAGCCCGCGAGTCCGTACGCTCTATGGTTACTGCAGATGGGCGCGTCTCTGGCGCCCTGATCGAAGCGAACCAAACGGCTGCTCATGGCTTGGCTTGGCTGGCAACCTACGCTCAATCGCTGCAACAGATGCAACGCTGGGCAGAAGCGCTGCAAGCCGAAGGTAAGTTCGGCGAGGTTGAGCAGCTGCTGCACCAGATCGCTTTTGGCGAATATCTGCATCAGGTCGCTGGCGGCATTCCGATGAACCAGGGCGAAGTTGTACGCCTTCAGGATATGGGGCTGGGCTGGGACGCGCTGTCGGGCTTTCAATCGACCGAAGTTCAAACCCTGATGGCGCAGGCCAATTCTCAGGCTGCGCGCAGCCGCCTGGTTGAACTGATGCAGGACCAGGCCGGTGCCACCATGTTCGGCGCCTCTGGTCTGGACGAAGAACTTGAGATGATCCGCGATCAATTCCGCCGCTATGCGCAGGAAAAGGTCGAACCGCATGCGCATGAATGGCACCTGAAGGATGAGCTGATCCCGCTGGAGATCATCGAGGAACTGGCAGAAATGGGCGTTTTTGGCCTGACCATCCCCGAGGAATTCGGCGGGTTCGGCCTGTCCAAAGCCTCAATGTGCGTGGTGTCCGAAGAATTGTCACGCGGTTATATCGGCGTGGGCTCACTGGGCACCCGGTCCGAGATCGCGGCTGAGCTGATCATCGCAGGCGGCACGGATGAACAGAAAGCCAACTGGTTGCCTAGACTGGCCAGCGCCGAGATCCTGCCCACCGCCGTCTTCACAGAGCCCAACACCGGGTCGGACCTTGGCAGCCTGCGCACGCGCGCTGTGAAAGACGAAAACGGCAACTATCAGATCACCGGCAACAAAACCTGGATCACACATGCAGCGCGGACCCATGTGATGACTCTGCTGGCACGGACGAATCCCGACAGCACCGACCACCGCGGCCTGTCGATGTTCCTGGCAGAAAAGACCCCTGGCACCGACGAGAACCCATTCCCCACCCCCGGTATGACTGGTGGAGAGATCGAAGTTCTGGGCTATCGCGGCATGAAAGAATACGAGCTGGGCTTTGATGGCTTCCACGTCAAAGGTGAGAACCTGTTGGGCGGCGAAGAAGGCAAAGGTTTCAAGCAGTTGATGGAAACCTTCGAATCTGCCCGCATCCAAACCGCTGCCCGCGCCATCGGCGTGGCGCAAAGCGCGCTGGATATCGCCATGCAATACGCGATCGACCGCAAACAGTTCGGCAAGTCTCTGATCAACTTCCCGCGCGTCTCGGGCAAGCTGGCAATGATGGCGGTTGAAATCATGATTGCACGTCAGCTGACCTATTTCAGCGCATGGGAGAAAGACCACGGCCAGCGTTGTGACCTGGAAGCCGGCATGGCCAAGCTTCTGGGCGCCCGTGTGGCCTGGGCCGCTGCCGACAACGGGCTGCAGATTCATGGCGGCAACGGTTTTGCACTGGAATACAAGATCAGCCGCGTTCTGTGTGACGCGCGCATTCTGAATATTTTCGAAGGGGCTGCCGAGATTCAAGCGCAGGTCATCGCACGCCGGCTGCTTGGCTAA
- a CDS encoding sulfite exporter TauE/SafE family protein: MSLFSILSPQDLMLAMAVAFAAGWIKGIVGFAMPMVMVSGLNSFLTPELTLAGLILPTLVTNGLQALRGGATAAYSSILRFRVFLIVGGLMLVLSAQLVTMIPSSVSLLLIGGLVSVFCLFQVLGVRLVLNQPSARIEAAMGGVAGFAGGMSGVWGPPTVAYLMALNTPKKEQIRIQGVIYGLGAVLLLAAHLGSGILRAETLPFSAILILPALVGMWVGIRLQDRIDQASFRKATLFVLLVAGLNLLRRGLMG, from the coding sequence ATGTCCCTGTTTTCCATTCTTTCTCCGCAAGACCTCATGCTTGCTATGGCCGTGGCTTTTGCTGCCGGTTGGATCAAGGGCATTGTTGGTTTCGCCATGCCTATGGTCATGGTGTCAGGGTTGAATTCATTCCTGACTCCCGAGTTGACCCTGGCCGGACTTATCCTGCCGACTCTCGTGACAAACGGGCTTCAAGCTTTGCGCGGCGGCGCAACGGCCGCGTATTCTTCAATCCTGCGCTTTCGGGTTTTTCTGATCGTCGGGGGCCTCATGTTGGTTCTCAGCGCGCAGCTTGTCACCATGATCCCTAGTTCGGTTTCGTTGCTTCTGATCGGTGGTTTGGTTTCGGTTTTTTGTTTGTTTCAGGTTTTGGGGGTTCGGCTGGTATTGAACCAGCCATCCGCGCGTATAGAGGCTGCTATGGGCGGAGTTGCAGGTTTCGCTGGCGGTATGTCCGGTGTTTGGGGTCCGCCAACTGTTGCTTATCTGATGGCTTTGAACACACCCAAAAAGGAACAGATCCGCATTCAGGGCGTTATTTATGGGCTTGGGGCAGTGCTGTTGCTGGCCGCTCATTTGGGGTCAGGTATCTTGCGGGCAGAAACGCTTCCGTTTTCCGCTATCCTGATCCTTCCTGCCTTGGTGGGGATGTGGGTCGGCATCAGGCTGCAGGACCGAATCGATCAGGCCAGCTTTCGCAAGGCGACCCTGTTTGTGTTGTTGGTGGCTGGACTAAACCTGCTGCGACGCGGGCTGATGGGCTGA
- a CDS encoding phosphoenolpyruvate carboxykinase: MTSGRVNPQFRLEDQGIEGLGNVYYNFMEPALIEEALKRGEGTLGNGGAFLVTTGKFTGRSPKDKHVVKTDSVVDTIWWENNAEMSPEGFEALYQDMLAHMKGRDYFVQDLVGGADPAYAINVRMVTELAWHNLFIRHLLRRPDREDLDDFTADFTIINCPSFQADPAKHGCRSETVIALNFDRKLILIGGTEYAGENKKSVFTLLNYMLPEKGVMPMHCSANHAVGNPVDTAVFFGLSGTGKTTLSADPARVLIGDDEHGWSDRGTFNFEGGCYAKTINLNAEAEPEIYATTSKFGTVIENMVFDPETKELDFDDDSLTANMRCAYPLEYISNASGSALGGHPKNIIMLTCDAFGVLPPIARLTPAQAMYHFLSGFTSKVAGTERGVTEPQPTFSTCFGAPFMPRRPEEYGNLLRDKIAQHGATCWLVNTGWTGGAYGVGSRMPIKATRALLTAALDGSLRDAEFRKDANFGFDVPVSVPGVAEVLLDPRRTWDDQAAFDKQAEKLVQMFAENFEQYLPFIDDDIKAVAIG, translated from the coding sequence ATGACATCTGGACGGGTTAACCCGCAATTCCGCCTCGAAGATCAGGGCATCGAGGGTCTGGGCAATGTCTATTACAACTTCATGGAACCGGCGCTGATCGAAGAGGCGCTGAAGCGCGGCGAAGGGACACTTGGCAACGGCGGTGCGTTTCTGGTCACCACTGGCAAGTTCACCGGCCGCTCACCCAAGGACAAGCACGTCGTCAAAACCGACAGTGTCGTCGACACCATCTGGTGGGAAAACAACGCCGAAATGAGCCCCGAAGGCTTTGAAGCGCTGTACCAAGACATGCTGGCCCATATGAAAGGCCGCGACTACTTCGTGCAGGATCTCGTCGGCGGTGCTGACCCCGCATACGCGATCAACGTGCGTATGGTCACCGAGCTCGCCTGGCACAATCTTTTCATCCGCCACTTGCTGCGCCGCCCGGATCGCGAGGATCTGGATGATTTCACAGCCGACTTCACCATTATCAACTGCCCCAGTTTCCAGGCCGACCCGGCCAAGCACGGCTGCCGCAGTGAAACGGTGATTGCGCTGAACTTTGATCGTAAGCTGATTCTGATCGGTGGAACCGAATACGCGGGCGAGAACAAGAAATCCGTCTTCACTCTGCTGAACTACATGTTGCCGGAAAAAGGTGTGATGCCGATGCACTGCTCGGCCAACCATGCCGTTGGCAACCCGGTTGATACCGCCGTGTTCTTCGGGCTGTCAGGTACCGGCAAGACAACTTTGTCCGCTGACCCGGCCCGCGTTCTGATCGGGGACGACGAGCACGGTTGGTCAGATCGCGGCACCTTCAATTTTGAAGGCGGCTGTTATGCCAAGACAATCAACCTCAATGCCGAGGCCGAGCCGGAAATCTACGCGACCACCAGTAAATTCGGCACTGTCATCGAAAACATGGTTTTCGACCCCGAGACCAAAGAGCTGGATTTCGACGACGATTCACTGACTGCCAACATGCGTTGCGCCTATCCGTTGGAGTATATCTCGAACGCATCCGGCAGCGCTTTGGGTGGTCACCCGAAGAACATCATCATGCTGACCTGTGATGCCTTTGGTGTTCTGCCTCCGATCGCGCGGCTGACCCCGGCGCAGGCGATGTATCACTTCCTGTCGGGCTTCACTTCGAAGGTTGCGGGGACCGAACGTGGTGTGACTGAGCCTCAGCCCACGTTCTCGACCTGCTTTGGCGCGCCGTTCATGCCGCGCCGTCCGGAAGAATACGGTAATCTGTTGCGGGATAAGATCGCCCAGCATGGCGCGACCTGCTGGCTGGTGAACACCGGCTGGACCGGTGGTGCTTATGGCGTAGGAAGCCGGATGCCGATCAAGGCGACCCGCGCATTGCTGACGGCAGCCCTGGATGGTTCGCTGCGCGATGCTGAATTCCGCAAGGACGCCAATTTCGGCTTTGATGTACCGGTTTCCGTGCCCGGTGTCGCCGAGGTTCTGCTGGACCCGCGCCGCACTTGGGACGATCAGGCCGCGTTCGACAAACAAGCCGAGAAACTGGTTCAAATGTTTGCCGAAAACTTCGAACAATACCTGCCGTTCATCGACGACGATATCAAAGCCGTAGCGATTGGCTAA
- a CDS encoding response regulator transcription factor encodes MSKIALVDDDRNILTSVSMTLEAEGFEVETYNDGQAALDAFNKKLPDMAVLDIKMPRMDGMDLLQRLRQKTQMPVIFLTSKDDEIDEVLGLRMGADDYVKKPFSQRLLVERIRALLRRQEATSGDAVAANSSDTKVMERGDLRMDPLRHAVSWKGNDVSLTVTEFLLLQALAQRPGFVKSRDQLMDVAYDDQVYVDDRTIDSHIKRLRKKMRAADPEFSAIETLYGIGYRYNEE; translated from the coding sequence ATGTCAAAGATTGCACTGGTGGATGACGATAGAAACATTCTGACGTCTGTATCCATGACTCTTGAAGCCGAAGGTTTCGAGGTTGAAACTTATAATGATGGCCAGGCCGCGTTGGATGCGTTCAACAAAAAGCTGCCGGATATGGCTGTTCTCGATATAAAAATGCCTCGGATGGATGGCATGGATTTGCTGCAGCGGCTGCGTCAGAAAACGCAGATGCCAGTGATCTTCCTGACCTCGAAAGATGACGAGATCGACGAGGTTCTTGGCCTGCGCATGGGCGCAGATGACTATGTAAAAAAGCCGTTCTCGCAGCGGTTGCTGGTGGAACGCATCCGCGCGTTGCTGCGCCGGCAAGAGGCAACAAGCGGCGACGCAGTGGCCGCCAACAGCAGTGACACCAAGGTTATGGAACGCGGTGACCTGCGGATGGATCCTCTGCGCCATGCCGTAAGCTGGAAGGGGAATGACGTGTCCCTGACCGTGACAGAGTTCTTGTTGTTACAAGCGCTTGCCCAGCGTCCGGGCTTTGTCAAAAGCCGTGATCAGCTGATGGATGTGGCTTACGACGATCAAGTTTATGTGGACGACAGGACAATCGACAGCCACATTAAACGCCTACGCAAGAAAATGCGCGCAGCCGACCCCGAGTTCTCGGCGATCGAAACCCTGTATGGTATCGGTTACCGGTACAACGAAGAATAG